GCGCGGCGATGTGCGGCGCCGAATCATCCTGCGGACCGTGCTGCAGACCGTCCAGGCGGGTCCACGTGCTCAGCGGCTGGCTCCAGGCGGCGGCCTGCTCGGGCGCGACCTCCTGCACCAGGTCACGGCCCACCAGGCCGGGCGAGGCCTTGGCCTTGGCGACCAGGCTGGCGTCGTCCAGGTCGGTGGTCGACAGCACGCCCCGCATGGCGCCCTGCGAGCGGATCAGCCGCACCAGCGCGCGGGTGTCGATCGACTCGATCGCCACGATGTTGTGCGAACGCAGGTACTCGCTCAGGCTCTCCTCGCAGCGGAAGTTGCTCTGGATGCGGCTGTGCTCGCGGACCACGAAGCCGCGAAGGTGCGGCTTGGAGCTCTCGACATCTTCCTCGTTGACCCCGTAGTTGCCGATCTGCGGGTACGTCATCGTGACGATCTGCCCGCAGTAGCTGGGGTCGGTGAGGATCTCCTGGTACCCGGTCATCGAGGTGTTGAAGCAGACCTCGCCGTCGACCTCGCCCTCGGCGCCGATCGACACGCCCGTGAACACCGTGCCGTCTTCCAGAGCGAGCTTTGCAGGCTGAGACATACGTTAAGACCGTTGGGTTGCGAGGCCCCGCTCGGGCGGGGCAGGGGACGCTGCTGGTTACTTGCTTACAGACCCTGGGCGGCCAGCCAGCGTTCGGCGTCGAGCGCCGCCATGCAGCCGGTGCCCGCCGCGGTGATCGCCTGGCGGTAGTAGTCGTCCGCGACGTCGCCGGCGGCGAACACGCCCTCGACGCTCGTGTTGGTGCGGAACGGCACGGTCCACCTGAGGTACTTCTTGTCGTTCATCTCGACCTTGCCCTCGAGAAACCGCGTGTTGGGCGTGTGGCCGATCGCGACAAACATGCCGCCGGCGTCCAGCTGGCGGGTCGAGTCGTCGACCGTGCTCTTGAGGGTCACGCCGGTCACGCCGTCGCCGTCGGTGCCCAGCACCTCGCCGACCTCGCTGTTCCACTCGATCTGGATCTTGGGGTTTTTCTCCGCCCGCTCGGCCATGATCTTCGAGGCGCGGAGCGTGTCGCGGCGGTGGACCAGGTGCACGGTGCTGGCGTACTTGGACAGGTAGTCGGCCTCCTCGACCGCCGAGTCGCCGCCGCCCACCACCACCAGCGGCTTGTTGCGGAAACGCGGCAGCGCCCCGTCGCAGACCGCACAGGCGCTGACGCCGCGGTTCTTGTACATCTCTTCTGAGTCCAGGCCGAGGTAGTTGGCCCGGGCGCCGGTGGCGATGATCACGCTGTGGGCCTCGACGGTTTCGCCCTGGCTGCTGGTGAGCTTGAACGGGCGCCCGCTGAAGTCGACGTCGACGATGTCGTCCGTGATGACCTTCGTGCCGAAGTTGGTCGCCTGCTGACGCATCAGGTGCATCAGCTCGGGGCCCGACACGCCCTCCTTCTTGTGCATGTCGGCCAGGTAGTGGTGCTCCTCGGACAGCGACGTCTTGAAGTACGCGCTGAGGTCACCCGCAGGGAAGCCCGGGAAGTTCTCCACCTCGGTGGTCAGGGCCAGCTGGCCCAGCGGCATGGTGCCGCTCAGGCGGTTCTCCTCGGTCACGGCCCCCTCGAAGACCACCGGGCTCAGGTTGGCGCGGGCGGCGTAGATGGCCGCGGTCCAGCCGGCGGGTCCGCTTCCAACAATAACGACGTGTTCAGGCACAGGTGGGGGCTTCCGTGTGGGGGGAGGGGGTCGGCGGGGGCAATCGATTTTCGTGATTATAGCGCCGCCCGGCGGGACCGTAAACTCGCCGCAGCGGGCTCCCAAGGGAATCCACGCGGCGCGTTGCCGGAGCGTGAAAAACGTGCGCAACCGCCGTTCACGCTCGTTTGACACGCGCATTTTGCTCCGCCACAATCGCCAATCTCTAGTCACGCTCTCTTTTTCTACGCGGAGCCCTCGATGGCAGACCCCCACGGTCAGATCGACAATGTGATGCATGAGTCGCGGCTCTTCCCGCCGCCGGCAGAGTTCAGCAAGCAGTCGCGGATCCCCTCCCGCGAGGCGTACGATCAGCTGTGGGAGCGGGCGGCCGCCGACCCGACCAAGTTCTGGGCCGACCTGGCCAAGGAGGAGCTGCACTGGTTCGAGCCGTTCCACACCGCGCTGGAGTGGAACGAGCCGTTCGCCGAGTGGTTTGTCGGCGGCAAGACCAACGCCTGCTACAACTGTGTCGACAAGCACGTCGCGGAGGGCCGCGGCGACCGCGCCGCGATCATCTGGGAGGGCGAGCCGGGCGACCAGCGGACGCTGACCTACGCCGAGCTGCTGGAGCAGGTCTGCCGGTTCGCCAACGCGATGAAGTCGCTCGGGATCGAGAAGGGGGACCGGGTCTCGATCTACATGCCGATGACCCCGGAGCTGGCGATCGCCATGCTGGCGTGCGCCCGCATCGGCGCCGTGCACTCGGTGATCTTCGCCGGGTTCAGCTCCGAGGCGATCGCCGAACGCAACAACGACGCCGGCGCCAAGGCCGTGATCACGGCCGACGCCGCCTGGCGACGCGGCAAGGCGTTGCCCCTGAAGCACACCGTCGACAAGGCCCTGGAGAAGAGCCCCACGGTCGAGCACTGCATCGTGCTGGACCGCGTCAACGAGGCGGTCGAGTGGACCCACGGCCGCGACCACTGGTGGCACGAGCTGGTCAAGGCGGCCTCGCCCGAGTGCCCGGCCGAGCCGATGGACAGCGAGGCGCCGCTGTTCATCCTCTACACCAGCGGCTCGACCGGCAAGCCGAAGGGCATCAAGCACACCACCGCCGGCTACAACCTGTTCGCCAAGAAGACGTTCGAGTGGGTGTTCGACCACCGCGAGGGGGACGTCTACTGGTGCACGGCCGACTGCGGCTGGATCACCGGGCACAGCTACGTGGTCTACGGGCCGTTCTCCGCGGGCGCGACCTGCCTGATGTACGAGGGCGCGCCCAACCACCCGGCCGAGGACCGCTTCTGGGACATGGTCGAGCGCCACAAGGTGACGCTGTTCTACACCGCCCCGACCGCCATCCGGGCCATCATCAAGTGGGGCAACGAGCACGTCGAGAAGCACGACCTCAGCTCGCTGCGGCTGCTGGGCACCGTCGGCGAGGGCATCAACCCGCAGGCGTGGATGTGGTACCACGAGACAATCGGCAATGAGGAGTGCCCGATCGTCGACACGTGGTGGCAGACCGAAACGGGCGGCATCATGATGTCGCCCCTGCCGGGCGCCATCGCCACGAAGCCGGGCAGCTGCTGCGTGCCGCTGCCAGGCGTGCTGCCCAAGATCGTCGACGAGAACGGCGCCGAGGTCGGGGTCGACCAGGGCGGGTGGCTCACCATCTCGCACCCCTGGCCCGGCATGCTCCGGGGCATCTGGGGCGACGACGAACGCTACAAGGAGGTCTACTGGTCCAAGACGCCCGGACTGTACCTGGCCGGCGACAACGCCCGCCGCGACGCCGATGGCTACTACTGGATCATGGGCCGTATCGACGACGTGCTGAACGTCTCGGGTCACCGGCTGTCGACCATC
This genomic interval from Posidoniimonas corsicana contains the following:
- the acs gene encoding acetate--CoA ligase, with translation MADPHGQIDNVMHESRLFPPPAEFSKQSRIPSREAYDQLWERAAADPTKFWADLAKEELHWFEPFHTALEWNEPFAEWFVGGKTNACYNCVDKHVAEGRGDRAAIIWEGEPGDQRTLTYAELLEQVCRFANAMKSLGIEKGDRVSIYMPMTPELAIAMLACARIGAVHSVIFAGFSSEAIAERNNDAGAKAVITADAAWRRGKALPLKHTVDKALEKSPTVEHCIVLDRVNEAVEWTHGRDHWWHELVKAASPECPAEPMDSEAPLFILYTSGSTGKPKGIKHTTAGYNLFAKKTFEWVFDHREGDVYWCTADCGWITGHSYVVYGPFSAGATCLMYEGAPNHPAEDRFWDMVERHKVTLFYTAPTAIRAIIKWGNEHVEKHDLSSLRLLGTVGEGINPQAWMWYHETIGNEECPIVDTWWQTETGGIMMSPLPGAIATKPGSCCVPLPGVLPKIVDENGAEVGVDQGGWLTISHPWPGMLRGIWGDDERYKEVYWSKTPGLYLAGDNARRDADGYYWIMGRIDDVLNVSGHRLSTIEIESALVSHPEVAEAAAVGRPHELKGEAVAVFVTLKKALPSDELREALKQHVRKEIGALAQPDDIRFTNALPKTRSGKIMRRLLKDIAAGKETVGDTTTLEDYSVIASLRDDED
- the carA gene encoding glutamine-hydrolyzing carbamoyl-phosphate synthase small subunit produces the protein MSQPAKLALEDGTVFTGVSIGAEGEVDGEVCFNTSMTGYQEILTDPSYCGQIVTMTYPQIGNYGVNEEDVESSKPHLRGFVVREHSRIQSNFRCEESLSEYLRSHNIVAIESIDTRALVRLIRSQGAMRGVLSTTDLDDASLVAKAKASPGLVGRDLVQEVAPEQAAAWSQPLSTWTRLDGLQHGPQDDSAPHIAALDFGMKWNIPRHLVNMGCRVTILPGSATADDVLAINPDGVFLSNGPGDPEPVAYAVKTIQGLLGKKPIFGICLGHQLLSLACGAKTFKMKFGHRGANQPVQDLGTGKVEITSQNHGFAVDADSLPSDLEVTHVSLNDRTIEGVQHRSAPAFSVQFHPEASAGPHDSHYLFDRFWQMVQN
- a CDS encoding NAD(P)/FAD-dependent oxidoreductase, translating into MPEHVVIVGSGPAGWTAAIYAARANLSPVVFEGAVTEENRLSGTMPLGQLALTTEVENFPGFPAGDLSAYFKTSLSEEHHYLADMHKKEGVSGPELMHLMRQQATNFGTKVITDDIVDVDFSGRPFKLTSSQGETVEAHSVIIATGARANYLGLDSEEMYKNRGVSACAVCDGALPRFRNKPLVVVGGGDSAVEEADYLSKYASTVHLVHRRDTLRASKIMAERAEKNPKIQIEWNSEVGEVLGTDGDGVTGVTLKSTVDDSTRQLDAGGMFVAIGHTPNTRFLEGKVEMNDKKYLRWTVPFRTNTSVEGVFAAGDVADDYYRQAITAAGTGCMAALDAERWLAAQGL